In Leptospira stimsonii, one DNA window encodes the following:
- a CDS encoding molybdopterin-dependent oxidoreductase, which produces MCGLRIEVEDGKISAIRGDKDDPFSRGHLCAKGPELKNLYEDPDRLKFPVKRTPEGWVQVSWVEALSETAKALFEIQNKYGNDSVAVYNGNPNVHNYGSMLFGQRFSNRLKTKNHYSATSVDQLPHQLLSYLMFGHQLLIPIPDIDHTKYFLILGGNPFASNGSLMTVPDVKKRLKELQERGGKFIVVDPRKTETATHADEHVFIRPGADAFFLLAILHVFFEKNLVKPSSLFDSKDLSFIQNLASEYSPTKVEKVTGVPASTIERIALEFSSSENAVCYGRIGVSTQAFGALSQWLINLVNILTGNLDKKGGAMFTLPAVDPIDPKGALKSSPGTFNTFQTRVRKLPEFSDELPVAALSEEILTPGEGQIKAFVTSAGNPVLSTPNGSKLEEGLKNLEFMVSVDFYINETTQHANYILPPTSTLEHDHYDMIFNVFAVRNTTKYAQPIFDPEPGMLHDWEIFTDLTKRLELLRAGKPLPDQIITTKLGPSTIIDFALRTGPYGEKGKHNRMLNIQLLKDNPHGIDLGPLMSCFPERLLTEDKKIHLLPKPVLDDLPRLKKKFEEWSATKKDSNFLLIGRRHLRNNNSWMHNMPKLMTGKNRCTLLIHPNDAKTLGISEEEEVQVESRVGKILIPTEITEEIMPGVVSIPHGFGHSKNGVRLSVAKQFAGVSINDLTDEESLDELSGNAAFTGIPVSIRKI; this is translated from the coding sequence ATGTGCGGCCTCCGTATCGAAGTCGAAGACGGTAAAATTTCCGCCATCCGCGGCGATAAGGACGATCCTTTCAGTCGAGGTCATCTCTGCGCGAAAGGCCCCGAACTCAAAAATCTCTACGAAGATCCGGATCGCCTTAAATTTCCTGTTAAACGAACTCCCGAAGGTTGGGTGCAAGTTTCTTGGGTGGAAGCTTTGTCCGAAACGGCGAAGGCCCTTTTTGAAATTCAAAACAAATATGGGAACGATTCCGTCGCAGTTTACAACGGAAATCCGAACGTTCACAACTACGGCTCTATGCTCTTCGGTCAGAGATTCTCCAATCGCCTCAAAACGAAGAATCATTATTCCGCGACTTCTGTAGATCAGCTTCCTCATCAACTTCTTTCCTATCTCATGTTCGGTCACCAACTCCTCATCCCGATTCCGGACATCGATCATACGAAATACTTTCTCATCTTAGGAGGAAACCCTTTCGCTTCCAATGGAAGTCTTATGACGGTCCCCGACGTAAAGAAGAGATTGAAGGAACTCCAAGAAAGAGGAGGTAAGTTTATCGTCGTCGATCCTAGAAAAACGGAAACGGCGACTCACGCGGACGAACACGTCTTTATCCGTCCCGGCGCGGACGCGTTCTTTCTATTAGCAATCTTGCATGTTTTCTTCGAGAAGAATCTGGTGAAACCCTCTTCCCTTTTTGATTCCAAGGATCTTTCCTTCATTCAAAATCTTGCATCCGAATATTCTCCCACGAAAGTGGAAAAGGTGACTGGCGTCCCCGCTTCTACGATCGAAAGAATCGCTCTCGAATTTTCTTCTTCCGAAAATGCGGTATGTTACGGAAGAATCGGAGTTTCCACACAAGCCTTCGGCGCCCTCTCTCAGTGGCTTATCAATCTTGTGAACATTCTCACCGGAAATTTGGATAAGAAGGGAGGAGCGATGTTCACTCTTCCTGCGGTGGATCCGATCGATCCCAAAGGCGCTCTCAAGAGTTCTCCCGGAACCTTCAATACGTTTCAGACCCGTGTGAGAAAACTTCCCGAGTTCAGCGATGAACTTCCGGTCGCGGCCCTCTCCGAGGAAATTCTCACTCCGGGTGAAGGACAGATCAAAGCCTTTGTAACATCCGCGGGGAATCCGGTTCTTTCCACTCCGAACGGTTCCAAACTGGAGGAAGGTCTAAAGAATTTAGAGTTTATGGTCTCCGTCGATTTTTATATCAACGAGACGACACAACACGCAAACTACATTCTCCCTCCGACTTCGACCTTGGAACACGATCACTACGATATGATCTTCAACGTCTTTGCGGTTCGAAATACGACGAAATATGCGCAACCGATCTTCGATCCGGAACCGGGGATGCTCCACGACTGGGAAATTTTTACCGATCTCACCAAAAGACTCGAATTGCTAAGAGCCGGAAAACCCCTTCCGGATCAGATCATCACAACCAAACTCGGACCTTCTACGATCATCGATTTTGCACTTCGAACAGGACCGTACGGAGAAAAGGGAAAACACAATCGAATGCTCAACATTCAATTGTTAAAGGACAATCCTCATGGAATCGACCTCGGTCCTCTGATGAGTTGTTTTCCCGAGAGACTTCTTACGGAAGATAAAAAGATTCATCTTCTCCCCAAACCTGTGTTAGACGATCTTCCGAGACTGAAGAAAAAATTCGAAGAGTGGTCCGCAACAAAAAAGGATTCGAATTTTCTCCTCATAGGAAGAAGACATCTTCGGAACAACAATTCCTGGATGCACAATATGCCCAAACTCATGACGGGTAAGAATCGTTGTACTCTTCTGATTCATCCGAATGACGCAAAAACCTTAGGAATATCCGAAGAGGAAGAAGTCCAGGTGGAATCCAGGGTGGGAAAAATTCTCATCCCGACCGAGATCACGGAAGAGATCATGCCCGGAGTCGTCAGTATTCCGCACGGTTTCGGTCACTCGAAGAACGGTGTCCGCCTGAGCGTGGCGAAACAATTCGCGGGAGTGAGCATCAACGACCTTACGGACGAAGAATCTCTGGACGAACTTTCTGGAAACGCGGCTTTTACCGGGATTCCGGTGAGCATTCGAAAAATATAA